One Longibacter salinarum genomic window carries:
- a CDS encoding BCCT family transporter — protein MDESNHASSTEESSRFAVNGAVFFPSAALILAFVAFGAVFTDTARGVFTTVQSTITMYSGWFYTLAVGIFLIFVIGLAVSPYGRVKLGPKDSEPDYSYTGWFAMLFSAGMGIGLLFYSVAEPVIHFLSPPGGASGGTVEAAREAMQITFFHWGVHAWAIYIVVGLSLAYFSYRHDLPLTLRSALYPIIGDRIYGPIGHTVDTFAVLGTMFGVANSLGLGVMQINAGLTFLLDIPNAVWVQLSLIAGITGMATVSVVLGLDRGIRRLSELNLGLGLLLLTFVFIVGPTVFLTDAFVQNLGGYLQNIVSMTFQTYAFEGSDWQSRWTLFYWAWWIAWSPFVGMFIARISRGRTIREFVSGVMLVPTVVTFLWLTVFGDTGIRMILNGAGGAVQEASENAIPTALFALLSEFPLTAVSSAIATFVVITFFVTSSDSGSLVIDIITSGGKQDPPVAQRIFWAVTEGAVASVLLLAGGLEALQTAAITTALPFTVVLIVMCYGLIQGLRRDRVPPPKYLKTHSDVADRGDQGTEEPAAVSTPVSDDVPA, from the coding sequence ATGGACGAATCCAATCATGCGTCGTCCACAGAGGAGTCGTCACGATTTGCCGTGAACGGCGCCGTTTTCTTTCCCTCGGCGGCGCTGATCCTGGCGTTCGTGGCGTTCGGTGCCGTTTTTACCGACACAGCGCGAGGTGTATTTACCACGGTACAGAGTACGATCACGATGTACTCTGGATGGTTCTATACTCTGGCCGTGGGGATCTTTCTCATCTTCGTGATCGGTCTTGCGGTTAGTCCCTACGGCCGCGTGAAGCTCGGGCCGAAGGATAGCGAGCCGGATTATAGCTATACCGGATGGTTCGCGATGCTCTTTAGTGCGGGGATGGGCATCGGTCTACTGTTTTACAGCGTCGCGGAGCCCGTTATTCACTTCCTGAGCCCGCCTGGCGGAGCATCCGGTGGAACGGTTGAAGCCGCACGCGAAGCCATGCAGATCACGTTTTTTCACTGGGGCGTGCACGCGTGGGCGATCTACATTGTCGTCGGGCTCTCGCTGGCTTACTTTTCGTACCGGCACGACCTTCCGCTAACGCTTCGGTCCGCTCTCTATCCTATAATCGGAGATCGGATTTACGGGCCGATCGGCCACACCGTCGACACGTTTGCGGTTCTCGGCACCATGTTCGGCGTGGCAAACTCGCTCGGGTTGGGCGTCATGCAGATCAACGCCGGCCTGACGTTTTTGCTGGACATCCCCAATGCGGTCTGGGTACAGCTTTCACTAATTGCCGGGATTACCGGCATGGCGACCGTCAGCGTCGTGCTGGGGTTGGATCGCGGCATCCGACGTCTCAGCGAGTTAAATCTGGGGCTCGGCCTGCTGCTTCTGACGTTTGTGTTCATCGTCGGGCCGACGGTGTTTCTAACGGATGCATTTGTGCAGAACCTTGGCGGTTACCTGCAAAACATCGTCTCGATGACATTTCAAACATACGCCTTCGAAGGCTCCGACTGGCAAAGCAGATGGACTCTGTTCTACTGGGCGTGGTGGATCGCGTGGTCTCCGTTCGTGGGGATGTTCATCGCACGGATTTCGCGCGGTCGCACGATCAGGGAGTTCGTGAGTGGCGTGATGCTGGTTCCCACCGTTGTCACGTTCCTGTGGTTGACGGTCTTCGGGGATACAGGCATCCGAATGATTTTAAATGGAGCGGGTGGTGCAGTGCAGGAGGCGTCTGAAAACGCGATCCCGACCGCTCTCTTTGCGCTGTTGTCGGAGTTTCCCCTCACAGCCGTCAGTTCCGCGATCGCTACGTTCGTTGTGATTACCTTTTTTGTCACCTCGTCGGACTCCGGCTCGCTCGTGATCGACATCATTACCTCGGGCGGCAAGCAGGATCCGCCGGTCGCTCAGCGCATTTTCTGGGCAGTCACCGAGGGAGCCGTAGCATCGGTATTACTCCTTGCGGGCGGACTGGAGGCTCTTCAGACCGCGGCCATTACGACGGCGCTTCCGTTTACGGTCGTTCTGATCGTCATGTGCTACGGGCTCATACAGGGACTTCGACGCGATCGCGTCCCACCCCCGAAATACCTGAAGACCCATTCCGATGTCGCTGATCGCGGGGATCAGGGCACCGAAGAGCCGGCGGCTGTCTCAACGCCAGTGTCCGACGACGTGCCTGCGTAG
- a CDS encoding ABC transporter permease, whose product MDIGGAFEQYLEWIRTNLGPGLDAIGAVVRAVVDALEAGLMLLPAWAWIIVFVGLAWWLSGRGVAIFTAAGMAVIAYGMDLWTATMETLALVLASTAIALAIGVPLGVAGAKRKWIQRTLRPVLDFMQTMPAFVYLIPAVLLFRIGAVPGVLATVVFAMPPVVRLTSLGIRQVPREIVEASQAFGATPWQQLWKVELPVALPTILAGINQTIMLALSMVVIAALIGAGGLGQDVLTGVTQLKIGLGFESGLAVVILAIFLDRVTQGLGGRAGEASAPKTA is encoded by the coding sequence ATGGACATTGGAGGCGCATTTGAACAGTATCTGGAGTGGATCCGAACGAACCTCGGCCCGGGGCTCGATGCCATCGGCGCGGTCGTTCGGGCTGTCGTCGATGCGCTGGAGGCAGGATTGATGCTGCTTCCCGCCTGGGCGTGGATCATCGTGTTCGTCGGGCTGGCGTGGTGGCTATCTGGTCGCGGTGTGGCGATCTTTACCGCTGCCGGAATGGCTGTGATTGCGTACGGCATGGATCTCTGGACGGCGACCATGGAAACGTTGGCGCTTGTATTGGCGTCGACCGCGATCGCGCTTGCCATCGGGGTGCCGCTCGGGGTGGCGGGCGCGAAGCGCAAATGGATCCAGCGTACGCTGCGTCCGGTGCTCGACTTCATGCAGACGATGCCAGCCTTCGTTTACCTGATCCCGGCAGTGCTGCTCTTTCGGATTGGCGCGGTGCCCGGCGTGCTCGCCACCGTGGTTTTTGCCATGCCGCCCGTCGTTCGGCTGACGAGTCTCGGCATCCGGCAGGTGCCGCGAGAGATTGTGGAGGCGTCGCAGGCGTTCGGCGCCACACCGTGGCAGCAGTTGTGGAAGGTGGAGCTTCCGGTTGCCCTCCCGACGATCCTCGCGGGGATTAACCAGACCATCATGCTTGCGCTTTCGATGGTCGTTATTGCCGCATTGATCGGCGCCGGCGGGCTCGGTCAGGATGTGCTCACGGGCGTCACGCAGCTCAAGATCGGCCTCGGGTTCGAAAGTGGACTCGCGGTGGTGATCCTGGCAATTTTCCTTGACCGCGTTACGCAGGGACTCGGCGGCCGGGCGGGAGAAGCCAGTGCTCCGAAGACGGCGTAA
- a CDS encoding quaternary amine ABC transporter ATP-binding protein produces MSQITVDGLTKIFGDDVEAALDLLDAGSSKAEILEQTGCTVAIRDASFSVEEGETFVVMGRSGSGKSTLLRCLNGLVTPSRGTVEVEGEDLTAMSRERLREVCRRRLAMVFQQFGLFPHRTVAGNVAFGLEVSGVADEERSRRVEDALVQVGLDGYEDKHPDELSGGMQQRVGLARALATDPDILLMDEPFSALDPLIRTELQNEVMRLQRERRRTIVFITHDVDEAFRLADRLAIMEGGKIVQTGVPVDILAKPATPYVRDFVADVDRTRALTAADIVQNGTTDAESNGWPELDPDMRLGDVAARVLRDGPHRVSENGTSLGSISPDDIARILQSS; encoded by the coding sequence GTGTCTCAGATAACGGTAGATGGCCTCACGAAGATATTTGGTGACGACGTCGAGGCAGCGCTGGATTTGCTGGATGCGGGTTCGTCGAAAGCGGAGATTTTAGAACAGACTGGTTGCACCGTCGCGATTCGAGACGCCTCCTTTTCGGTCGAAGAAGGGGAGACATTCGTCGTGATGGGGCGCTCTGGAAGCGGGAAGTCAACGCTGCTTCGCTGTCTAAATGGGCTCGTCACGCCATCGCGGGGGACGGTCGAGGTCGAAGGCGAGGATTTGACGGCGATGTCGCGTGAGCGGCTGCGGGAAGTTTGCCGGAGGCGCCTCGCGATGGTCTTTCAGCAGTTCGGACTCTTTCCGCACCGCACCGTCGCAGGCAACGTGGCGTTTGGGTTGGAGGTGAGCGGCGTGGCGGACGAGGAACGGAGTCGCCGCGTCGAGGACGCACTCGTGCAGGTCGGGCTCGACGGCTATGAGGACAAGCACCCGGACGAGTTGAGCGGCGGGATGCAGCAGCGGGTCGGCCTCGCTCGCGCCCTGGCCACTGACCCGGACATCCTGCTCATGGATGAGCCGTTCAGCGCCCTCGATCCGCTCATCCGTACGGAGTTGCAAAACGAGGTGATGCGGTTGCAGCGTGAGCGGCGACGGACGATCGTTTTCATCACCCACGACGTGGACGAAGCATTTCGGCTTGCGGACCGCCTCGCGATCATGGAAGGTGGCAAGATCGTGCAGACGGGCGTCCCCGTGGATATTCTGGCTAAGCCGGCGACGCCGTACGTTCGCGACTTTGTCGCCGACGTGGATCGAACCCGTGCCCTCACTGCTGCCGACATCGTTCAAAACGGGACCACGGACGCCGAAAGCAACGGGTGGCCCGAACTGGATCCAGACATGCGTCTCGGCGATGTCGCTGCCCGCGTGCTTCGAGATGGACCGCACCGCGTGTCCGAGAACGGAACGTCGCTCGGCAGCATCTCGCCCGACGACATCGCCCGGATTCTCCAGTCGTCCTAG
- a CDS encoding MarC family protein — translation MELDFTLTEFVEPFLSLFVAMNAIGVLPLFIGMTEGMSVKSRRSLVRRAIMTAFVIAIVIVLAGRVIFDTLGITVNDLRIGGGIILLVLSITDLLFSNLTRKTQSNGDETSMADLGVVPLGTPLTVGPAAITTILILQEGYGYLPTVAALIANLAVSFTLFYFGPWFIGFVGAGASRAIGKVASLFLAAISVAMIRTGIIGIINAL, via the coding sequence ATGGAACTGGATTTTACCCTCACGGAATTTGTCGAGCCGTTTCTGTCCCTCTTCGTCGCGATGAATGCGATTGGCGTGCTCCCGCTCTTCATCGGGATGACGGAGGGAATGTCGGTTAAGAGCCGCCGGTCGCTCGTGCGACGGGCCATCATGACGGCCTTCGTAATTGCCATTGTGATTGTGCTGGCCGGGCGCGTGATTTTCGACACGCTGGGCATCACGGTGAACGATCTTCGCATCGGTGGCGGGATCATCCTGCTGGTCTTGAGCATCACGGATCTTCTGTTCAGCAACCTGACGCGGAAGACGCAATCGAATGGCGACGAGACGTCGATGGCGGACCTGGGGGTTGTGCCGCTGGGGACGCCGCTCACCGTCGGGCCGGCCGCCATCACGACGATCCTTATCCTGCAGGAAGGGTACGGTTACCTGCCGACCGTCGCGGCCTTGATTGCGAATCTCGCGGTGAGCTTCACGCTGTTCTACTTCGGCCCCTGGTTCATCGGGTTCGTCGGAGCGGGCGCGTCGCGAGCGATCGGAAAAGTCGCGAGCCTCTTTCTGGCCGCCATTTCCGTCGCGATGATTCGGACGGGCATCATCGGCATCATCAACGCACTGTAG
- a CDS encoding DUF3667 domain-containing protein — protein sequence MQPSSYLRQGDIGRTTLLRVAYTLLSYTVGGGIMAVAILMISLDAMGIGMGSSILETLNENRPVELVRAFGWAHLALTAALGICVRTFHRRTLRSVLFGARVRGWLWASSLMAALGGVTGLWGIAWLVGHAGPLAMSSSVVLALLSTLVVAASMEGFRGYLLQSISARCSGWRLAGYPVGPWLAAFGAVLPVGAIVLAILLDADIPSPGAAILVYYVVGAGVLPALLMIADDRIERAVALHTAINASIAVAVIGGLEWISGWAVIATVTAIGGTAGLLYRSGVTSPRHLGAALKESFVRTSPVGLETRLEETGECRNCGTPLVGRYCHLCGQRHRNQEPSIRLLLQRFVDHVFEVDSRIQRTLRLLFFAPGALSAHYFAGRRADFIPPIRLYLVSSFAFFLLFTAFVPDWTNEADTETIEVQVRRSTLDSLYARHISVDTLLHRARFIGDAAEDSLPVADETDEDDVRERAAERLGESAPPALRDSLLVIDVRGDSLVLLEVEGLPESGVEAELIRRGKGSSDERVKLIVRQSTADSVAKGVLGPAFLVPQAIDIGPADDTLQSGGSARDASSAASQWERRLKPLEDSLVGEIAVERVLADTALVLTVTRSMLMASADRERGPSVTAETIMTNGEEAEGMDDTEALETLLQNAAKVMFVLVPAFALILSLIYLREPYAHHVIFSLHLHSFIFAVVSLEFALELLEIGSSILIPARIVIYGGVFVYLVAALRRAYGGGWVRVTMTAILVANLYFIVGTFVFGTAVGVLQNAESYLPSFLV from the coding sequence ATGCAGCCGTCCTCCTATCTTCGCCAGGGCGATATCGGTCGGACGACGCTTCTACGCGTTGCGTATACGCTGCTGAGTTACACGGTCGGCGGCGGTATTATGGCCGTTGCCATCCTCATGATTTCCCTGGATGCGATGGGAATAGGGATGGGGAGCTCGATCCTGGAGACGCTCAATGAGAATCGTCCTGTGGAACTCGTCCGCGCCTTCGGGTGGGCCCATCTCGCCCTCACAGCCGCTCTCGGGATCTGCGTCCGCACGTTTCATCGACGTACGCTCAGAAGCGTCCTCTTCGGAGCACGAGTCCGCGGTTGGCTGTGGGCGAGCAGTCTTATGGCAGCCCTCGGGGGCGTTACCGGTTTGTGGGGCATTGCATGGCTCGTTGGGCATGCCGGACCCCTGGCGATGAGCAGTTCGGTCGTGCTGGCTCTCCTCAGTACCCTGGTGGTCGCGGCAAGCATGGAGGGATTCCGTGGATACCTCCTGCAGAGCATTTCCGCCCGATGTTCGGGGTGGCGACTGGCCGGCTATCCGGTCGGCCCGTGGCTCGCTGCGTTCGGCGCAGTGCTTCCCGTCGGAGCCATCGTCCTCGCGATCCTGCTGGATGCGGACATCCCGTCGCCCGGCGCGGCCATTCTCGTGTACTACGTGGTTGGGGCGGGTGTATTGCCGGCTCTCCTGATGATCGCGGACGATCGAATCGAGCGAGCCGTCGCCCTGCATACGGCAATCAACGCCTCGATCGCTGTTGCCGTGATCGGTGGACTCGAATGGATATCGGGCTGGGCCGTGATCGCGACGGTCACGGCGATTGGGGGGACGGCAGGCCTGCTGTATCGGAGCGGCGTCACGTCACCGCGTCACCTCGGGGCCGCCCTGAAGGAATCGTTTGTGCGAACGAGCCCTGTGGGCCTCGAGACGCGCCTGGAGGAGACAGGCGAATGCCGAAACTGCGGAACGCCCCTCGTCGGTCGATACTGCCACTTGTGCGGCCAGCGGCATCGAAATCAGGAACCGTCGATTCGCCTGCTCCTGCAGCGGTTCGTCGACCACGTCTTTGAGGTCGACTCGCGGATTCAGCGCACGCTTCGACTCCTGTTTTTTGCGCCCGGTGCACTTTCAGCACACTACTTTGCTGGACGCCGCGCCGACTTCATTCCGCCGATCCGGCTTTACCTCGTCTCGAGCTTCGCATTCTTCCTGCTGTTTACCGCCTTCGTGCCGGACTGGACGAACGAGGCAGATACGGAGACCATCGAGGTGCAGGTGCGTCGTTCCACGCTCGACAGCCTCTACGCACGCCACATTTCGGTGGATACGCTGCTGCACCGGGCACGCTTCATCGGGGACGCAGCTGAGGACTCCCTTCCGGTTGCCGACGAGACGGACGAGGATGATGTCCGGGAGCGTGCGGCCGAACGCCTCGGCGAGTCCGCTCCGCCGGCACTGCGCGACTCCCTTCTCGTGATCGACGTGCGCGGCGATTCGCTCGTCCTCTTGGAGGTGGAGGGGCTGCCCGAGTCGGGGGTCGAGGCGGAACTCATCCGACGCGGAAAGGGATCGTCGGATGAACGCGTCAAGCTCATCGTTCGACAATCGACGGCGGACAGTGTGGCGAAGGGAGTGCTCGGTCCCGCCTTCCTGGTGCCACAGGCGATCGACATCGGGCCGGCGGACGATACGCTTCAGTCAGGTGGATCCGCGCGCGACGCATCGTCTGCCGCAAGCCAGTGGGAGAGGCGACTCAAGCCCCTCGAAGATTCCCTCGTGGGGGAAATTGCCGTTGAACGGGTTTTGGCCGATACCGCTCTCGTTCTGACCGTGACAAGATCGATGCTAATGGCCTCGGCAGATCGGGAGCGCGGACCGTCCGTGACTGCCGAAACGATCATGACGAATGGGGAGGAGGCCGAAGGGATGGACGATACCGAGGCGCTGGAGACGCTGCTGCAGAACGCGGCGAAGGTAATGTTCGTGCTCGTTCCGGCGTTTGCGTTGATCCTGAGCTTGATCTATCTGCGCGAACCGTATGCGCACCACGTGATCTTTTCGCTGCACCTGCACTCGTTCATTTTCGCGGTCGTGAGCCTCGAGTTTGCTCTCGAACTCCTCGAAATCGGATCGTCGATCCTGATTCCCGCACGGATTGTTATCTACGGCGGTGTGTTCGTCTACCTCGTGGCAGCTCTCCGGCGTGCGTATGGAGGTGGCTGGGTGCGGGTAACAATGACAGCGATTCTCGTGGCGAATCTCTACTTCATTGTGGGAACGTTCGTGTTCGGGACCGCGGTCGGTGTGCTTCAAAACGCCGAAAGCTATTTGCCGTCGTTCCTGGTCTAG